In the genome of Elephas maximus indicus isolate mEleMax1 chromosome 6, mEleMax1 primary haplotype, whole genome shotgun sequence, one region contains:
- the LOC126078372 gene encoding UDP-glucuronosyltransferase 1A10-like has translation MAATYLTGLLSLCVCLLLTPGFAEADKLLVVPMDGSHWFTMRAVVEKLIHRGHELVIVVPEVSWHLEKSLNFTVKTYSTSYTLEDLNREFMVFANYCWKTQDLSILSLARSPASTVFEYFFSRCRSLFDDTKLVKYIKESSFDAVFTDPFDLCGLIIAKYFSLPSVVFTRGPFCHYLEEGTQCPSPISYVPRAFSVLSDTMTFRERVRNQILHLEERLFCHYLFKRGLEIASEILQTPVTAYDLYSHTSIWLLRTDFVFDYPKPVMPNMVFIGGINCIQGKPLPEVSYFFFSSLRTPGFGFKKNDSLLYRNLPFVCHIRNFFLVE, from the coding sequence ATGGCGGCTACATATTTGACTGGATTACTTTCTCTGTGCGTGTGTCTCCTGCTGACACCTGGCTTTGCTGAGGCAGACAAACTGCTCGTTGTTCCCATGGATGGGAGCCACTGGTTCACCATGCGAGCCGTTGTGGAGAAACTCATCCACAGAGGGCATGAGCTGGTCATAGTTGTGCCGGAAGTGAGCTGGCACTTGGAAAAATCTCTCAACTTCACAGTAAAGACTTATTCAACTTCTTACACGCTGGAGGATCTGAATCGTGAGTTCATGGTTTTTGCCAATTATTGTTGGAAAACTCAAGACTTGAGTATATTATCTTTAGCAAGAAGTCCAGCCAGCACCgtgtttgagtattttttttcacGTTGTAGGAGTTTGTTTGACGACACGAAATTAGTGAAGTACATAAAAGAGAGTTCTTTTGATGCGGTGTTTACGGATCCTTTTGATCTGTGTGGCTTAATTATTGCCAAATATTTTTCACTCCCATCGGTAGTCTTCACCAGGGGGCCATTTTGTCACTACCTTGAAGAAGGCACACAGTGTCCCAGTCCTATTTCTTATGTTCCCAGAGCTTTCTCAGTGTTGTCAGATACCATGACCTTCAGAGAGAGAGTACGGAACCAAATCTTGCATTTGGAGGAGCGTTTATTTTGCCACTATTTGTTCAAACGTGGCTTAGAAATTGCCTCTGAGATTCTCCAAACGCCAGTCACAGCTTATGACCTCTACAGCCATACGTCCATTTGGTTGTTAAGAACTGACTTTGTTTTTGACTATCCCAAACCTGTGATGCCCAACATGGTCTTCATTGGAGGCATCAACTGCATCCAGGGAAAGCCATTGCCAGAGGTAAGTTATTTCTTCTTTAGCTCATTAAGAACACCCGGCTTTGGGTTTAAAAAGAATGACTCCTTACTGTACCGGAATTTGCCATTTGTTTGTCACATTCGTAATTTCTTTTTGGTTGAATGA